The region CCGCCCAGGACCCCTGCCACAGGGAGAGGATCCGCGGACCCTCTTCTGTGGTCGGGGTGGGCATACCAAGGCGGGGGAAGTCCTTGTATGTGCAACCGGTGGCGGTCGACAGGACCAGGCCCGCAGTCAATGCCTGCAGCAGCTTCCGCCGCATCGGGCGCCGCGGCGAGCGGTCGGAGCCGTTGGGACTCACGTAGCGCCTTCCCGAGAGTCTCGCCCGCGCGGTTGGCTGCGGCCTTCTCGCTGGTCGGTCGCCGCCCTGCGTCGGGCAGGGGTTTGGATGTTTATGCGGACCAAACCCTACTGGACGCTATTTGGGGTCGCGCGGGGAGGGTGCCCAACGCGCCGCCGGGTCAGCCGAAGGGGGTGGGTTGCCCTGCTCCGGGCTACTTCTGACGGAGGTTTGGGGCGCCCAGGAGCTCGGGACGGGGGGACATCACGGCGGCTGCGGGCTCATTGTGGCTTGTCGCGCCCCGCGGCGGAGCCGCAGATGTCACAGCCTCGCGGCCCCTTGGGGGCGCTGGTCCGAGCGGGGCTTTAGCGTTGGGGTGTGGCCTACTTCGATGCTGCTTCCGCTGCTCCTCTTCATCCCGTCGCCCGGCAGGCCCTACAAGCCTCGCTCGACGAGGGGTGGGCCGATCCCGCGCGGCTCTACCGGGAGGGGCGGCGGGCCCGATTGTTGCTCGACGCGGCGCGCGAGGCGGCGGCCGAGGCGGTGGGCTGCCGTCCCGACGAGCTGACCTTCACCTCGTCCGGCACCCGGGCGGTGCACTCCGGGATCGAGGGTGCGCTGGCGGGCCGCCGGCGCGTCGGAAGCCACCTGATCGTGTCAGCCGTCGAACATTCGTCGGTACTCCATTCGGCAGAGGTCCACGAGGCGGCGGGCGGCTCGGTGACGACGGTGCCCGTCGACCGCGCGGGCACCGTCTCCCCTTCTTCCTACGCCGCCGCCCTGCGCCCCGACACCGCTCTCGCGTGCCTGCAGTCCGCCAACCACGAGGTGGGCACGGAGCAGCCGGTGCGGGAGGTCGCGGAGGCGTGCCGGGCGGCGGGGGTGCCGCTGTTGGTGGACGCGGCGCAGTCACTGCCCTGGCGCCGGGTGGAGGGCGACTGGTCCCTGCTGACGGCAAGTGCCCACAAATGGGGCGGACCTTCGGGGGTCGGACTGCTCGTCGTGCGCAAGGGGGTGCGGTTCGCTCCCCAAGGGCCCCTGGACGAGCGGGAGTCGGGGCGGGCGGCGGGCTTCGAGAACATCCCGGCCGTCGTGGCCGCGGCGGCGTCGCTGCGCGCGGTACGGGCGGAGGCGGTCGCGGAGGCCGCGCGCCTGCGGGAACTGACGGAGCGGATCCGCGTACGGGTGCCC is a window of Streptomyces sp. NBC_00271 DNA encoding:
- a CDS encoding cysteine desulfurase/sulfurtransferase TusA family protein gives rise to the protein MAYFDAASAAPLHPVARQALQASLDEGWADPARLYREGRRARLLLDAAREAAAEAVGCRPDELTFTSSGTRAVHSGIEGALAGRRRVGSHLIVSAVEHSSVLHSAEVHEAAGGSVTTVPVDRAGTVSPSSYAAALRPDTALACLQSANHEVGTEQPVREVAEACRAAGVPLLVDAAQSLPWRRVEGDWSLLTASAHKWGGPSGVGLLVVRKGVRFAPQGPLDERESGRAAGFENIPAVVAAAASLRAVRAEAVAEAARLRELTERIRVRVPELVPDVEVVGDAVHRLPGIVTFSCLYVDGETLLHELDRAGFSVSSGSSCTSSTLTPSHVLKAMGVLSEGNVRVSLPPGTPSEDVDRFLSVLPDAVADVREKLGAPTASAPPSPPPADSDTLVVDSLGKLCPIPVIELAKVIGDVPVGGTVRVLSDDEAARLDIPAWCEMRGQEYVGEEPADHGFAYVVRRVS